The Imtechella halotolerans DNA window GTTCTGCCATTGAAGTACCGGTTCGATTGAAAAGAACAGAACTTTCTAGTTGTGTTGTCGGAATAAGATTTTTTCTTAGTGTTACTTCCTGTCGTTTGTCCCTTATAATTTTGTCTAAAATAGTCATGGTCTAGAACTTGCTTAAAGATTGTAGTTTGGTAAAAGAATGCAGCGCTTTTCCTGAAAGAAGACTTTCTTTAGCGCGTTCAAAACCTGTTATTGGATCAAGCTGTTCCGCAGTAGCAATTGCCATTCCTGCATTGGCACAAACTACATTAGTTTGTGCCTGACTTCCTTCTCCTTTTAATACTTGCATGAATATTTTAGCGGAAGATTCAATGTTTTCACCACCCATGATTTGTTCGGGATGCAATCTAGCTATGCCAAAATCCTCAGGGGTAATAATTTGTTCTGATTGATTACGGATTGCTTTAGTTTCTCCGGTAAGTGATATTTCATCATATCCGTCTAAGGCATGTAATATGGTGTAATTTTTATCTGTATTCTGGTATAAATATCCATACATCCTTGCAAGTTCCAGATTAAATACCCCTACCATCTGATTCTTCGGAAAAGCGGGGTTTACCATTGGTCCCAACATATTGAAGAAAGTCTTAACCGCTAGTTCTTTTCGGATTGAAGCTACATTTTTCATAGCAGGATGAAAAAGCGGTGCATGTAAAAAACAAATTCCTGCCTCTTCAATACTGCGTTGTAAGTAATCAATTTCATTGGTAAATTTTAGTCCAAGAAACTCCATAACGTTACTTGATCCGCAACGAGATGAAACACCATAATTTCCATGTTTTGCAACTGGCACACCTGCTCCAGCAGTCACAAATGAGGCAAGTGTAGAGATATTGAAGGTGTCTTTACCATCTCCTCCTGTACCACACAAGTCTATAGTAGTAATTCCTTTAAGATTTACGGGAATACATAGCTCTAAAAGGGCATCTCTGAATCCTTCAAGTTCTTCAATTGTAATACTACGCATCATGTAAACGGTTAAGAATGCAGCTATTTGGCTTTGATTTGCATTTCCATTTGAAATGGCAACTAGGGTACTTTTAGCTTCTTCTTTGGAAATGGTCTGATGATTTATAAGTCTATTAAGTGTATTTTTCATAGTGAATATTTAGTGAATTGAAAAACTAGTTTCTGTTGATTAGTCTTTTAACCAGTTTTCTAGTATTTTTTTTCCCAACGGAGTGAGTACAGATTCAGGATGATATTGAACACCACATACATCATAATGTCTGTGGCGAAGTGACATTACCTGTCCATTTTCATCAAATGAAGTGGCCATAAGATCTGCCGGCAAATTAGAATCT harbors:
- the trpD gene encoding anthranilate phosphoribosyltransferase, with the protein product MKNTLNRLINHQTISKEEAKSTLVAISNGNANQSQIAAFLTVYMMRSITIEELEGFRDALLELCIPVNLKGITTIDLCGTGGDGKDTFNISTLASFVTAGAGVPVAKHGNYGVSSRCGSSNVMEFLGLKFTNEIDYLQRSIEEAGICFLHAPLFHPAMKNVASIRKELAVKTFFNMLGPMVNPAFPKNQMVGVFNLELARMYGYLYQNTDKNYTILHALDGYDEISLTGETKAIRNQSEQIITPEDFGIARLHPEQIMGGENIESSAKIFMQVLKGEGSQAQTNVVCANAGMAIATAEQLDPITGFERAKESLLSGKALHSFTKLQSLSKF